The window TTCGCTAAGCTTAAGCGTAAAAGATTTAGCTAAATCTAAAGAATTTTACGAAAAGCTAGGCTTCTCTGCAATGGGAGGAGGTATGGAAAATAATTATCTCATCATGAAAAACGGAAATACGTTAATCGGTCTTTTTCAGGCGATGTTCGACGGAAATATGTTGACATTCAATCCGGGATGGGATGAAAATGCTCAGAATCTTGAGGAATTTGATGATGTAAGAGAAATTCAGAAAAAACTGAAAGAAAGCGGAGTAGAATTAGATAAAACCGCAGACGAATCCACATCAGGTCCGGAACATATTTTCCTTAAAGATCCAGATGGAAATATGATCCTCATCGACCAACATCGTTAATTCGAGTTCCGTACTTCGAGTTTCGCACCTCGAAACCCGTATCTCGAATCTCAAATCTCAAATCTCGAATCTCAAATTAAAATATATTATGGCAACAGTAAATGTTTATCTTACCTTCAACGGAAACTGCAGAGAAGCTTTCGATTTTTACAAATCGGTTTTCGGTGGAGAATATCCTTACATCGGAACTTTTGGAGAAATGCCTCCACAAGAAGGAATGGAGATGTCTGAAGAAGACAAAAATAAAATTATGCATGTTTCTCTTCCGATTTCAAAAGAAACTATGTTGATGGGAAGCGATACAGGTGGAGAATGGTCTTCAAGTTTAAAATTTGGAAATAATTTTTCAGTGTCTATCAATGCAGATTCTAAAGAAGAAGCCGACAAACTTTTCAACGGGCTTTCAGCAGGCGGAAATGTTACGATGCCTCTTGCAGATACTTTCTGGGGAGCTTATTTCGGAATGTTTACCGATAAATTTGACATCAACTGGATGGTAAATTATGATGATCCTGCGAAAATGCAACAACATCCTTAAAATTTATCTTCTAAATTTGATTAAAACAAAATAATAACCGGCAATCCTCTGTCGGTTATTGTTTTACTATTAAGAAACTAGTTTCTCTTTGCTGAGTTACACACCTTTGCGAACGAAAAATATTTTCAATCATTTAAATAAAACCTTTGCGCTCTTTGCATTTAAAAAAATAAACAAGATGAAATTTACAATTAATGAAATTAAAGCAGAACATCAAAAAGTAAAAAGCGGTGCTGATTTTCCGAATTATATTCAACAAATAAAAAATCTGGGTGTATCTCATTACACAACCCTCGTTGCTGATGGAAATACAAAATATTTTGATGCTGAAAATAATTTTACCGAAACAGGAAAAAAATATAATGTTTTAGAAATAGCAGAAAATGTAAATCTTGAAAATTTTAAAACCAGATTAAAACTTCATCAGCAAGGCGGAACAGATTATCCTACATTTTGTAAAGATTGCGCCGAAAACGGAGTAGAAAGCTGGAAGATGGATCTCAACAATATGACCTGTACCTATTTTGATAAAAATCAAAATGATATTTTAGAAGAAATAGTTCCTTCTTAAAATAATAAGGCAAATATTTCTTTCAAAATTCGAAATATAATTTTCTTGGTATTATAGATTTTTAATATTAATTTTGTTGAATATGATAGATGAAGAGAATAATTCATTTTATCATTTTAGATATTTATTTTGACCTAGAAAATCGGAGCGTTAAGAAAATCAAGGATTTGAACGTTAAGAAAATTCTATTGTTTGAGTGCGGGATTAAATAAGAAATAAAACAACAATTATAAATACGCACGAGTTTAGAATTTTTAGTGAACAGCCTTTATTTTTAGCGAAGAATTTCAAGTCTTGAATTTTTGTTTCTTTTGTTTCAAGACAAAAGAAAAAGTAACAATAAAATTATGAAGTTTTTTAAAAAATTAGCAGTTTCTGTTTTGTGTTTTGGAAGCGTTTTATCATTTGCTCAGGAAAGTGATTTGGGAGCTTGGTATATGTATTTTGGGAATAATAAAATCAGCAAAAAGCTGAATTTCCATAATGAGATTCAATACCGTAATTTTGATGGAGTTGGGGATTTAGAACAATTATTAATCCGTACCGGAATTGGTTATGATTTGACAGAAAATAACAATAATGTTTTACTAGGTTATGGTTTTATTTTGAGTCAGCCTTATGTAAAAGGTGAAAAATCAGAAAATATTGAGCATCGTATTTTCCAGCAGTTTATTACAAAACAGAAGTTCGGAAGATTTAATCTGCAGCACCGTTACCGTTTAGAAGAACGTTTTTTACAGGATGATTTCAGGATGAGGTTCCGTTATTTATTAGGATTGAATATTCCGATTAACAACAAAGAAATGCTGCCGAAAACATTGTATCTTTCTGCTTATAATGAGATTTTTCTTAATTTAGACAGTCCTGTTTTCGACAGAAACCGAGTTTATGGTGCTTTAGGATTTATTATTAATAAAAATATGAGAATTGAAGCAGGATATATGAATCAGCTTCAGGAAAATAAAAACCGTGGGCAAATTCAAATCGGTTTTTACAATAATATTCCGTTTACTAAAAATTAAAGTAAAAAAGACTTTTGTTCGGTCTTTAAAAACAGAATCTATAAAGAGTTTTCAAAACTCAAAAAAACTAAAATACTTTTTTTTAACAGCTAAATAATCACAGACCATGATTCACGATTACGTAATTATTTCCATTGCCGTCCTTTTATCGGTAATGATTTTGGTGATGGTAGGGCAGAAGCTCAAAGTAGCTTATCCGATTTTTCTTGTGATTGCAGGTTTACTCGTAAGCTTCATTCCGGGAATGCCTCAAATAGAAATTGAGCCCGATTTGGTATTTCTCATATTCCTTCCGCCCATTTTATTTGAAGCGGCCTGGTTTACTTCGTGGCAGGATTTTCATAAATGGCGAAAACAAATTTTCTCGATGGCATTCGGATTGGTTTTCTTAACATCGATTGTCGTTGCATACCTTTCTTCGTCAATCATTCCGGGATTGACCGTTGCAATGGGATTTCTTTTGGGTGGTGTAAATTCTCCTCCAGATGCCGTTGCAGCAACTTCTGTTTTAAAAAACATGAAGATTCCTAAAAAAATTACCACCATTTTAGAAGGCGAAAGTCTGATTAATGATGCATCGAGTTTAATTGTATTTAAATTTGCTTTGGCTGCGGTAATTTCAGGACAATTTATTTTCCGTGAGGCAGTTACGGATTTCTTTACAATGGCGATTGGCGGTGTTGCAGTAGGAATCGGAGCAGGTTTAGTTTTTGGAAAATTTTTAAGATTAATTCCTTCCAATTCTAATATTGATACCGTAATTACCCTGATTGTTCCTTATGTAATGTACGTTGCAGCAGAACATTTTCATTTTTCCGGAGTTTTGGCGGTCGTTGCAGGAGGGTTATTAATGTCTTATAATTCACATTGTTATTTAAGTCATACCTCAAGAATTCAGACCGGAAACGTTTGGAGCGTCGTTATTTTCTTAATGAATACTATTATTTTCATTTTAATTGGGCTTGAATTACCGATTGTGGTTGCTGCAATGAAAGATTATACAATTTCAGAAGGTATTTTTTACAGTATAGTGATTGGAGGCGCTATTATTTTTACACGTTTAGCCTACAGTTATGCAATTGTTTACATTCCAAGATTGTTGTCTAAAAAAGTTCGGCAGGAAAATCCAAAACCCGATTGGAAAGAACCGTTTATCATAAGTTTTGCAGCAATGAGAGGAGTGGTTTCTTTGGCAGCCGCACTTTCAATTCCTGTTTACATTAGTCCAGGAGAAGCTTTTCCGCACAGAAATATTATTCTGTTTGTGACTTTTGTGATTATTCTGATAACATTGGTGGGGCAAGGATTATTGCTTTCGCCAATTTTAAAATTCCTGAAAATTGAAGATGCAGGAAGTGAACTTCCCGAAGAAAAGCAGGAAGCTATTTTAATGAAAAAATTAAAAGAAACCGCACTACAAAAACTGACTTCAGATTTCTCTGAATTGTCTGAAAGCAACAGTCTCGTAAAACATCAGATTTATAAACTGGAAAATGAAATGAAACTCATTGCCGATAAAGCACAATGTATGGGCTCAGCGCTAGATTATGCTTCAGCAATGAATGAAAATAAAGATGTTTTAAGACAAGTCATTCAGGCACAGAGAAATGAACTTCATCGTATGAAAAAAGAGAAAATGTTTGATGATCACGTGATGAGAACGATGGAAATGCAGCTCGATTTTGATGAAGCTAAGATTACAGGCTTTGCGCATTAAATAATTATTAAAATAATAGGTATAAACTTATTCGATATAGCCAACTCGCATTAGAAATTAGCAGAGCGGAATAAAATTTGCTATTTTTGGTGAAATTTTAGAAATAAAAAATGAAAAATAAAATAATTGTAGGTTTTGCAGCTTTACTTATGGTAATGTCTTGTAAAAACGACGAAAAAATATTGACTTCTCTGGCTGATTATAATGCATCTATGGAAACTACAGGTTACCATTTTGGTGATAAATTAGATATTCCGAAAGATGTTTTAGAAAGTGCAGAAAGCATTACCATTAGTTTTGGCGAAAAAGAATCTACAAGCCTTACCGTTGATCCTAAATATTTTACATTAGGTGATAATGCCGTAACTTTTAATATTAAAACAAAAGGTGGCGAGACTTTATATCAGGATGCAACCATTAATGTGTACAGCAAAAGTCCTGAGCAAAATTTAAACTATGAAGTTGTAGCAGAATATCCTCATGACCCGAATAACTTTACACAAGGTTTCCAGCTCGATGGAAATATAGTTTATGAAAGCGAAGGACAATACGGTTCGTCAAGATTAATTACCTACAAACTTGGTGAAAACACTCCGATTAAAGAAACCAAACAACCTGATGATGTTTTTTCTGAAGGAAGTACCATTGCTGGAGATAAAGTGTATCAGCTGACTTGGGAAAACAAAAAAGGATTTGTTTACGACAAAAGTACTTTAAGCCTGGTTTCTGAATTTGCTTATCCGGATATGATGGTAAAAGGTTGGGGGTTAACGTATGATGGCAAAAATCTTATCGCTTCAGACGGAACCAAAAATCTTTATTTTTTAGATAAAAACGATCCTTCGAAAATGGTTAAATATATTTCTGTAGCAGGAAATACTTCAGTGTACGACCAATTAAACGAGCTGGAATATTACAAAGGATTTATCTATGCAAACGTTTGGCATAAACCTATTATTTTAAAAATAAATCCTGCAAACGGTGAAGTGGTAGGGAAGTTTGATTTTACAAAAGTTGCCGATCCATTTACAAAAGCTGACAGCGAAAATGTATTAAACGGAATCGCTTTCAAAGGTGATAACATGCTTGTGACAGGAAAAAAATGGTCTAAAATTTATGAAGTTGCCATCAAATAGTTAAAATTGAAAGCAAGTTCAGATTGAATAAAATAAAGTATGTAAATTGGTAGCGTTCCTTTTGGGAGCGCTATCTTTGTAAAAAAGTTTTTTTGAAAATACTATCTCTCTTTCTTGTATTTGTTTTCTGTTCAGTTTCTGCACAGAAAGTACTTCCTTTTGATACATTAAAGCTTAAGGAAACGAAAGATATGTTTGCTGACGATTACGGGAATCTTTATTTGTACCGCAACAAAGACTTCAGTTTTACCAAATATGATTCTTTGGGAAAACAATTAGGAAAATTAATGTTTACTGTTCCGTTTAAAGTTCAGGAAATACAAAATCCTTTGAGTGTGACCCTTTTCTCTGAAAATGCTCAGGAAATGAAATTCGTTGATCAAAACCTTAATGATATTCAGAGATTAGATTTTAAACAGAAATTCAGTTTTATAAAACATGCGTATGCCGAAGATCTGCAACAGGTTTGGTTGCTGGATGAAAGCACAAAACGTCTCCTTCAGTACAATTTCAGGAACGAAACGACCATCAATTCTTTTCCTTTTGATGCCAGTTTTGATGATTTAATTGATCTTTTGGTTTTTGAAAATAAGGTGTATGTTTTATCTAAAAATCAGTTCAGAGTGTATAATTTAAAGTTCGAAAAACTCTTTGAAGCTCCGTTAGATAACGCAAAACGTTTCCGCAGAGAAAATGAAGTGATCTTAATTATTGCTAAAAATACCATATTCAAATACAATCCTGAGAAAGGTTTAACCAAAATTTTTGACGATCCCGACGCACAAATTGTGGATAAAAATTCGCTGTCATATTTTGAAATAAAAGGGAACAAACTCTATCTTTACACCCTTGAAGATATCGCTACTCTTAAAAAACTTAAAGAAGCGGAAAACCAGAAAAAAGAACTCGAAAAATCCATCGAAAAATTGGAGAAAG is drawn from Chryseobacterium muglaense and contains these coding sequences:
- a CDS encoding Na+/H+ antiporter, which codes for MIHDYVIISIAVLLSVMILVMVGQKLKVAYPIFLVIAGLLVSFIPGMPQIEIEPDLVFLIFLPPILFEAAWFTSWQDFHKWRKQIFSMAFGLVFLTSIVVAYLSSSIIPGLTVAMGFLLGGVNSPPDAVAATSVLKNMKIPKKITTILEGESLINDASSLIVFKFALAAVISGQFIFREAVTDFFTMAIGGVAVGIGAGLVFGKFLRLIPSNSNIDTVITLIVPYVMYVAAEHFHFSGVLAVVAGGLLMSYNSHCYLSHTSRIQTGNVWSVVIFLMNTIIFILIGLELPIVVAAMKDYTISEGIFYSIVIGGAIIFTRLAYSYAIVYIPRLLSKKVRQENPKPDWKEPFIISFAAMRGVVSLAAALSIPVYISPGEAFPHRNIILFVTFVIILITLVGQGLLLSPILKFLKIEDAGSELPEEKQEAILMKKLKETALQKLTSDFSELSESNSLVKHQIYKLENEMKLIADKAQCMGSALDYASAMNENKDVLRQVIQAQRNELHRMKKEKMFDDHVMRTMEMQLDFDEAKITGFAH
- a CDS encoding VOC family protein codes for the protein MATVNVYLTFNGNCREAFDFYKSVFGGEYPYIGTFGEMPPQEGMEMSEEDKNKIMHVSLPISKETMLMGSDTGGEWSSSLKFGNNFSVSINADSKEEADKLFNGLSAGGNVTMPLADTFWGAYFGMFTDKFDINWMVNYDDPAKMQQHP
- a CDS encoding DUF1398 domain-containing protein, which translates into the protein MKFTINEIKAEHQKVKSGADFPNYIQQIKNLGVSHYTTLVADGNTKYFDAENNFTETGKKYNVLEIAENVNLENFKTRLKLHQQGGTDYPTFCKDCAENGVESWKMDLNNMTCTYFDKNQNDILEEIVPS
- a CDS encoding DUF2490 domain-containing protein, producing MKFFKKLAVSVLCFGSVLSFAQESDLGAWYMYFGNNKISKKLNFHNEIQYRNFDGVGDLEQLLIRTGIGYDLTENNNNVLLGYGFILSQPYVKGEKSENIEHRIFQQFITKQKFGRFNLQHRYRLEERFLQDDFRMRFRYLLGLNIPINNKEMLPKTLYLSAYNEIFLNLDSPVFDRNRVYGALGFIINKNMRIEAGYMNQLQENKNRGQIQIGFYNNIPFTKN
- a CDS encoding glutaminyl-peptide cyclotransferase, which produces MKNKIIVGFAALLMVMSCKNDEKILTSLADYNASMETTGYHFGDKLDIPKDVLESAESITISFGEKESTSLTVDPKYFTLGDNAVTFNIKTKGGETLYQDATINVYSKSPEQNLNYEVVAEYPHDPNNFTQGFQLDGNIVYESEGQYGSSRLITYKLGENTPIKETKQPDDVFSEGSTIAGDKVYQLTWENKKGFVYDKSTLSLVSEFAYPDMMVKGWGLTYDGKNLIASDGTKNLYFLDKNDPSKMVKYISVAGNTSVYDQLNELEYYKGFIYANVWHKPIILKINPANGEVVGKFDFTKVADPFTKADSENVLNGIAFKGDNMLVTGKKWSKIYEVAIK
- a CDS encoding VOC family protein, which translates into the protein MKLGVFSLSLSVKDLAKSKEFYEKLGFSAMGGGMENNYLIMKNGNTLIGLFQAMFDGNMLTFNPGWDENAQNLEEFDDVREIQKKLKESGVELDKTADESTSGPEHIFLKDPDGNMILIDQHR